One window from the genome of Mycolicibacterium gadium encodes:
- a CDS encoding type IV toxin-antitoxin system AbiEi family antitoxin domain-containing protein, which yields MAHEAVESIFAANGGVATTRQLLAVLSPKTLEYAVRTGTLIRVRRGVYSLTPPDASVRLAALDLACDVRVVACMQTAAEMYGFDTEPDHRLHILDPGTRVRPSREVMVHQRLGAPLKDVRGRLVTAPAWTAVEIARTLRRPRALAVLDAALHSESCTRLELVAAVDQQKGRRGIVQIRELVRLADARAESPMESEARLVFIDGGLPSPELQYTIVDRHGRVWRVDFAWPAAKVVAEYDSVEWHANPDGWKHDRMKSARLAECGWTTIPMVVDDVRKYPNELVRRIFGHLERAPLAG from the coding sequence ATGGCACATGAGGCTGTCGAAAGCATCTTCGCTGCGAATGGAGGTGTGGCGACCACGAGGCAGCTCCTCGCCGTCTTGTCCCCGAAGACACTGGAATATGCCGTCCGAACCGGTACGTTGATCCGCGTTCGACGCGGTGTCTACTCGTTGACGCCACCAGATGCGTCCGTCAGGCTCGCCGCGCTTGATCTCGCGTGTGACGTGCGAGTCGTTGCCTGCATGCAGACCGCTGCTGAAATGTACGGGTTCGATACCGAACCAGACCATCGACTGCACATTCTCGACCCAGGTACCCGCGTGCGGCCTTCCCGGGAGGTGATGGTCCACCAACGACTTGGTGCGCCGTTGAAAGATGTGCGTGGTCGGCTGGTGACGGCTCCCGCGTGGACAGCGGTAGAAATCGCAAGGACCCTGCGTCGACCACGTGCGCTTGCTGTCCTCGACGCCGCGCTGCATTCGGAATCCTGCACGCGGCTCGAGTTGGTTGCGGCAGTCGACCAGCAGAAGGGCAGACGCGGCATCGTCCAGATCCGCGAACTTGTCCGACTTGCCGACGCACGCGCCGAATCGCCGATGGAAAGCGAAGCGCGCCTGGTGTTCATCGATGGCGGTCTGCCGTCGCCCGAATTGCAGTACACAATCGTCGACCGGCACGGCCGAGTCTGGCGAGTGGACTTCGCGTGGCCAGCCGCCAAAGTTGTCGCCGAGTACGACAGCGTGGAATGGCACGCCAACCCCGACGGGTGGAAGCACGACCGCATGAAATCCGCCAGATTGGCCGAGTGCGGGTGGACGACCATCCCGATGGTGGTCGACGATGTCCGCAAGTATCCAAACGAGTTGGTGCGACGGATCTTCGGCCACCTCGAGCGGGCACCCCTTGCAGGGTGA
- a CDS encoding deoxyribonuclease IV, whose amino-acid sequence MLIGSHVHGDDPLADAAADGADVVQFFLGNPQSWKKPKPREDADVLKAAGMPLYVHAPYLINVASANNRVRIPSRKILQDTCDAASEINATAVIVHGGHADDKDYEAGFERWVKALDYLETEVPVYLENTAGGEHAMARHFDVIGRLWDRIGDTGIGFCLDTCHAWAAGEELIDAVARIKALTGRIDLVHCNDSRDAAGSGADRHANFGTGQIDPQLLVAVVGAADAPVICETADAGRKDDIAFLREHLG is encoded by the coding sequence GTGCTCATTGGTTCGCATGTTCACGGAGACGACCCCCTGGCCGACGCGGCGGCCGACGGTGCCGACGTGGTGCAGTTCTTCCTCGGCAATCCGCAGAGCTGGAAGAAGCCCAAGCCCCGTGAGGACGCCGACGTACTCAAGGCGGCCGGCATGCCGCTGTACGTCCACGCGCCGTACTTGATCAACGTGGCTTCGGCCAACAACCGGGTGCGCATCCCGTCGCGCAAGATTCTGCAGGACACGTGCGATGCCGCATCGGAGATCAATGCGACGGCGGTGATCGTGCACGGTGGCCACGCCGACGACAAAGACTATGAGGCGGGCTTCGAACGCTGGGTCAAGGCGCTGGACTACCTCGAGACCGAGGTGCCGGTCTACCTGGAAAACACCGCAGGCGGTGAGCACGCGATGGCCCGGCACTTCGACGTCATCGGGCGGCTGTGGGACCGCATCGGCGACACCGGCATCGGGTTCTGTTTGGACACCTGCCACGCCTGGGCGGCGGGGGAGGAGCTGATCGACGCCGTCGCCCGCATCAAGGCGCTCACCGGCCGCATCGACCTGGTGCACTGCAACGACTCCCGTGATGCCGCAGGGTCGGGCGCCGACCGGCACGCCAATTTCGGCACCGGTCAGATCGACCCCCAGTTGCTTGTCGCGGTGGTCGGCGCCGCCGACGCCCCGGTCATCTGTGAGACTGCCGACGCGGGACGCAAGGACGACATCGCGTTCCTGCGCGAACACCTGGGCTGA
- a CDS encoding DNA-directed RNA polymerase subunit beta', with protein MLDVNFFDELRIGLATADDIRNWSFGEVKKPETINYRTLKPEKDGLFCEKIFGPTRDWECYCGKYKRVRFKGIICERCGVEVTRAKVRRERMGHIELAAPVTHIWYFKGVPSRLGYLLDLAPKDLEKIIYFAAYVITAVDDEMRHNELSTLEAEMVVEKKAVEDQRDADLEARAQKLEADMKELEDEGAKSDVKRKVRDGGEREMRQLRDRAQRELDRLDEIWTTFTKLAPKQLIVDEVLYRELIDRYGEYFTGAMGAEAIKKLIETFDIDAEAEELREVIRSGKGQKKLRALKRLKVVAAFQSNSNSPLGMVLDAVPVIPPELRPMVQLDGGRFATSDLNDLYRRVINRNNRLKRLIDLGAPEIIVNNEKRMLQESVDALFDNGRRGRPVTGPGNRPLKSLSDLLKGKQGRFRQNLLGKRVDYSGRSVIVVGPQLKLHQCGLPKLMALELFKPFVMKRLVDLNHAQNIKSAKRMVERQRPQVWDVLEEVIGEHPVLLNRAPTLHRLGIQAFEPQLVEGKAIQLHPLVCEAFNADFDGDQMAVHLPLSAEAQAEARILMLSSNNILSPASGRPLAMPRLDMVTGLYFLTTMIEGDTGEYVAAAKDKPESGVYSSPAEAIMAMDRGSLSVRANIRVRLTQLRPPADIEAELFEDGWKPGDAWTADTTLGRVLFNELLPTAYPFVNEQMHKKVQARIVNDLAERYPMIVVAQTVDKLKDAGFYWATRSGVTVSMADVLVPPQKQEILERHEHEADRIEKQYQRGALNHDERNEALVKIWQDATEEVGKALEAYYPEDNPIITIVKSGATGNLTQTRTLAGMKGLVTNPKGEFIPRPIKSSFREGLTVLEYFINTHGARKGLADTALRTADSGYLTRRLVDVSQDVIVRETDCETERGVNITLAEMQDKTLVRDQHIETSAYARTLATDAVDAKGNVIVERGHDLGDPAIEALLAAGVTEVKVRSVLTCATGTGVCAMCYGRSMATGKLVDIGEAVGIVAAQSIGEPGTQLTMRTFHQGGVSGGSDIVGGLPRVQELFEARIPRDKAPIADVTGRVQLEEGERFYKITIIPDDGGEEVVYDKLSRRQRLKVFKHDDGTERLLSDGDHVEVGQQLMEGSADPHEVLRVQGPREVQIHLVKEVQEVYRAQGVSIHDKHIEVIVRQMLRRVTIIDSGATEFLPGSLTERGEFETENRRVVAEGGEPAAGRPVLMGITKASLATDSWLSAASFQETTRVLTDAAINCRSDKLQGLKENVIIGKLIPAGTGINRYRNIQVQPTEEARAAAYTIPSYEDQYYSPDFGQATGAAVPLDDYGYSDYR; from the coding sequence GTGCTAGACGTCAACTTCTTCGATGAACTCCGCATCGGTCTTGCCACCGCGGACGACATCCGCAACTGGTCCTTCGGCGAGGTCAAGAAGCCGGAGACCATCAACTACCGCACGCTCAAGCCAGAGAAGGACGGGCTGTTCTGCGAGAAGATCTTCGGACCGACTCGCGACTGGGAGTGCTACTGCGGCAAGTACAAGCGCGTCCGCTTCAAGGGCATCATCTGCGAGCGCTGCGGCGTCGAGGTCACTCGCGCCAAGGTGCGCCGTGAGCGGATGGGCCACATCGAGCTGGCCGCGCCCGTCACGCACATCTGGTACTTCAAGGGTGTGCCGAGCCGGCTGGGCTACCTGCTCGACCTGGCGCCGAAGGATCTCGAGAAGATCATCTACTTCGCGGCCTACGTGATCACGGCGGTCGACGACGAGATGCGGCACAACGAGCTGTCCACGCTCGAGGCCGAGATGGTCGTCGAGAAGAAGGCCGTCGAGGATCAGCGCGACGCCGACCTGGAGGCCCGGGCCCAGAAGCTCGAAGCCGACATGAAGGAGCTCGAGGACGAGGGCGCCAAGTCCGACGTCAAGCGCAAGGTTCGTGACGGTGGCGAGCGCGAGATGCGTCAGCTCCGCGACCGGGCCCAGCGTGAGCTGGACCGGCTCGACGAGATCTGGACCACCTTCACCAAGCTGGCTCCCAAGCAGCTCATCGTCGACGAGGTGCTCTATCGCGAGCTCATCGATCGCTACGGCGAGTACTTCACCGGCGCCATGGGCGCGGAGGCGATCAAGAAGCTCATCGAGACCTTCGACATCGACGCCGAGGCCGAGGAGCTGCGCGAGGTCATCCGTAGTGGCAAGGGCCAGAAGAAGCTTCGCGCGCTGAAGCGTCTCAAGGTCGTCGCGGCGTTCCAGTCCAACAGCAACTCGCCGTTGGGCATGGTGCTCGACGCGGTTCCGGTGATCCCGCCGGAGCTGCGCCCCATGGTGCAGCTCGACGGTGGCCGCTTCGCCACGTCGGACCTCAACGACCTGTACCGCCGCGTCATCAACCGCAACAACCGGTTGAAGCGACTCATCGACCTCGGTGCCCCCGAGATCATCGTCAACAACGAGAAGCGCATGCTTCAGGAGTCGGTGGACGCGCTGTTCGACAACGGCCGCCGCGGCCGTCCGGTCACCGGGCCGGGCAACCGTCCGCTCAAATCGCTGTCCGATCTGCTCAAGGGCAAGCAGGGCCGGTTCCGTCAGAACCTGCTCGGCAAGCGCGTCGACTACTCGGGCCGTTCGGTCATCGTGGTGGGCCCGCAGCTGAAGCTGCATCAGTGTGGTCTGCCGAAGCTGATGGCACTCGAGCTGTTCAAGCCGTTCGTGATGAAGCGTCTCGTCGACCTGAACCACGCGCAGAACATCAAGAGCGCCAAGCGCATGGTCGAGCGTCAGCGTCCCCAGGTGTGGGATGTCCTCGAAGAGGTCATCGGTGAGCACCCGGTGCTGCTGAACCGCGCACCGACGCTGCACCGCCTCGGCATCCAGGCTTTTGAGCCGCAGCTGGTGGAGGGCAAGGCAATTCAGCTGCACCCGCTGGTGTGTGAGGCGTTCAACGCCGACTTCGACGGTGACCAGATGGCCGTGCACCTTCCGCTGTCCGCGGAGGCGCAGGCCGAGGCGCGCATCCTGATGCTGTCGTCGAACAACATCCTGTCGCCGGCGTCGGGCCGCCCCCTGGCCATGCCGCGTCTGGACATGGTGACGGGTCTGTACTTCCTGACCACCATGATCGAGGGTGACACCGGCGAGTACGTGGCCGCCGCCAAGGACAAGCCGGAGTCGGGTGTGTACAGCTCACCCGCCGAGGCGATCATGGCGATGGACCGCGGTTCGCTGAGCGTTCGCGCCAACATCCGCGTGCGGCTGACCCAGCTGCGTCCGCCGGCCGACATCGAAGCCGAACTCTTCGAGGACGGTTGGAAGCCGGGCGACGCCTGGACGGCCGACACCACGCTGGGCCGGGTGCTGTTCAACGAGTTGCTCCCGACTGCGTATCCGTTCGTCAACGAGCAGATGCACAAGAAGGTGCAGGCGCGGATCGTCAACGATCTGGCCGAGCGCTACCCGATGATCGTCGTCGCGCAGACGGTGGACAAGCTCAAGGACGCCGGCTTCTACTGGGCCACCCGTTCGGGTGTCACCGTCTCGATGGCCGACGTGCTGGTGCCGCCGCAGAAGCAGGAGATCCTGGAGCGTCACGAGCACGAGGCCGACCGGATCGAGAAGCAGTACCAGCGCGGCGCGCTCAACCACGACGAGCGCAACGAAGCGTTGGTCAAGATCTGGCAGGACGCCACCGAAGAGGTCGGTAAGGCTCTGGAGGCCTACTACCCCGAGGACAATCCGATCATCACGATCGTGAAGTCCGGCGCCACGGGCAACCTGACCCAGACCCGCACGCTTGCGGGCATGAAGGGTCTGGTGACCAACCCGAAGGGTGAGTTCATCCCGCGGCCGATCAAGTCCTCCTTCCGTGAGGGCCTGACGGTGCTGGAGTACTTCATCAACACCCACGGTGCCCGAAAGGGTCTGGCGGACACCGCTCTTCGTACCGCCGACTCGGGTTACCTGACCCGTCGTCTTGTCGACGTGTCGCAGGACGTCATCGTTCGCGAGACGGACTGCGAGACCGAGCGTGGCGTCAACATCACGCTGGCCGAGATGCAGGACAAGACGCTGGTTCGCGATCAGCACATCGAGACGTCCGCCTACGCGCGGACGCTGGCCACCGACGCCGTCGACGCCAAGGGCAACGTGATCGTCGAGCGCGGTCACGACCTGGGCGACCCGGCGATCGAGGCGCTGCTGGCCGCGGGTGTCACCGAGGTGAAGGTCCGCTCCGTGCTGACCTGCGCGACGGGCACCGGCGTGTGTGCGATGTGCTACGGCCGCTCGATGGCGACGGGCAAGCTGGTCGACATCGGCGAGGCGGTCGGCATCGTGGCCGCGCAGTCCATCGGTGAGCCCGGCACGCAGCTGACCATGCGTACGTTCCACCAGGGCGGCGTCTCCGGCGGCAGCGACATCGTCGGTGGTCTGCCTCGTGTCCAGGAGCTGTTCGAGGCCCGCATCCCGCGTGACAAGGCGCCGATCGCCGACGTCACCGGGCGCGTGCAACTCGAGGAGGGCGAGCGCTTCTACAAGATCACCATCATCCCGGATGACGGTGGCGAGGAAGTGGTGTACGACAAGCTGTCTCGTCGTCAGCGGCTAAAGGTCTTCAAGCACGACGACGGCACCGAGCGGTTGCTGTCCGACGGCGACCACGTCGAGGTGGGCCAGCAGCTGATGGAAGGCTCCGCTGACCCGCACGAGGTGCTTCGAGTCCAGGGCCCCCGCGAGGTGCAGATCCACCTCGTCAAGGAGGTCCAGGAGGTCTACCGCGCTCAGGGCGTGTCGATCCACGACAAGCACATCGAGGTCATCGTCCGGCAGATGCTGCGTCGCGTCACGATCATCGATTCGGGTGCGACGGAGTTCCTGCCCGGCTCGCTGACCGAGCGTGGCGAGTTCGAGACCGAGAACCGTCGGGTCGTCGCCGAGGGCGGCGAGCCCGCGGCGGGTCGTCCGGTGCTGATGGGTATCACGAAGGCATCGCTGGCCACGGATTCGTGGCTGTCGGCGGCGTCGTTCCAGGAGACCACACGCGTGCTCACCGATGCGGCGATCAACTGCCGCAGCGACAAGCTGCAGGGTCTGAAGGAGAACGTGATCATCGGCAAGCTGATCCCGGCCGGCACCGGCATCAACCGGTACCGCAACATCCAGGTGCAGCCGACCGAGGAAGCTCGGGCCGCCGCGTACACGATCCCGTCCTACGAGGATCAGTACTACAGCCCGGACTTCGGTCAGGCGACCGGTGCCGCAGTGCCGTTGGACGACTACGGCTACAGCGACTACCGGTAA
- a CDS encoding maleylpyruvate isomerase family mycothiol-dependent enzyme — protein sequence MRNDVWPLVHAERAAMIDDLARLDDTAWEQPSLCAGWTVHDVVAHLVDVARSTRLGFAIDMVRAGFDFDRQNTRGIQRARGGTPAATLQRLREAATRTSTPIAPLDTRLVEEVVHGEDIRRPLGITHTYAQDAVVRSLRQQVRTSTAFGGAMELVAGVRLVATDADVIIGDGPEVAGPALALLLTISGRTVAIGELEGPGLATLA from the coding sequence ATGCGCAATGACGTCTGGCCGCTGGTGCATGCCGAACGTGCGGCGATGATCGACGATCTCGCTCGCCTTGACGACACCGCGTGGGAGCAGCCCTCCCTCTGCGCCGGATGGACGGTGCACGACGTGGTGGCCCATCTGGTCGACGTCGCGCGCTCGACCCGACTCGGCTTCGCCATCGACATGGTCCGCGCGGGGTTCGACTTCGACCGGCAGAACACCCGTGGCATCCAGCGCGCACGCGGCGGCACGCCCGCGGCGACATTGCAGCGGCTGCGCGAAGCGGCAACACGGACGTCGACCCCGATCGCGCCGCTGGACACCCGGCTCGTCGAAGAGGTCGTGCACGGCGAGGACATCCGTCGGCCGCTGGGCATCACCCACACCTATGCGCAGGACGCGGTTGTCCGGTCGCTGCGCCAACAGGTCCGTACCTCAACGGCTTTCGGCGGTGCCATGGAGTTGGTCGCCGGCGTGCGGCTGGTCGCAACAGATGCGGATGTCATCATCGGCGACGGCCCCGAGGTGGCCGGACCCGCGCTGGCGTTGCTGCTGACGATCTCCGGGCGAACGGTGGCTATCGGCGAGCTCGAAGGGCCCGGTCTCGCGACACTGGCCTAG
- a CDS encoding phosphatase PAP2 family protein, which produces MSAIDESSIAPPRALDTVEPTPGPDRSRWLRITRRVAVAIWAAAVIYRTATDGFAFNRELVLLYVCTGLAAASIGQGRRMLYIIRDWLPFALVLIAYDLSRGAADMIGRPTLWEWPADVDRWLFAGTMPTVWLQEQLKLPEPPWWEVVISSVYMSFFILPYVVAAVLWLRDREEWKSFVKLFVGLNIVGLSIYATLPAAPPWAAARCTSADVAGGPANPRCMFRSARGVPDGGVLGAMQSTQDGANNWIERIVGRGWGNLNLQSATALLDQGQASVNLVAAIPSLHAGMTAAVAMFLWNRVHRGWRPVLVIYPLIMAFTLVYTAEHYVIDILLGWVLAVVVILLLNRHEARRARRRLSVESLPSPVPDR; this is translated from the coding sequence GTGTCCGCCATTGACGAGTCGTCAATTGCGCCGCCGCGCGCGTTGGACACGGTCGAGCCCACTCCCGGGCCGGATCGATCCCGATGGCTGCGGATCACGCGCCGGGTCGCTGTCGCCATCTGGGCGGCGGCCGTCATCTATCGCACCGCAACCGACGGCTTCGCGTTCAACCGCGAACTGGTGCTGCTCTACGTGTGCACGGGCCTGGCGGCGGCCAGCATCGGCCAGGGCCGCCGGATGCTCTACATCATCCGGGACTGGCTGCCGTTCGCCCTGGTGCTCATCGCCTACGACCTGAGCAGGGGAGCGGCCGACATGATCGGCCGGCCGACGCTGTGGGAGTGGCCCGCCGACGTCGACCGCTGGCTGTTCGCGGGCACGATGCCGACGGTATGGCTGCAGGAGCAGCTGAAGCTTCCCGAGCCGCCCTGGTGGGAAGTGGTCATCAGCAGCGTCTACATGTCGTTCTTCATCCTTCCCTACGTGGTCGCGGCGGTGCTGTGGCTGCGTGATCGCGAGGAATGGAAGTCATTCGTCAAGCTGTTCGTCGGTCTCAATATCGTGGGGCTGTCGATCTATGCGACGCTGCCTGCCGCACCGCCGTGGGCAGCCGCCCGCTGCACCTCGGCGGACGTCGCCGGTGGCCCCGCGAACCCGCGATGCATGTTCAGATCAGCGCGCGGTGTGCCCGACGGCGGTGTGCTCGGGGCAATGCAGTCCACGCAGGACGGCGCGAACAACTGGATCGAACGGATCGTCGGCCGGGGTTGGGGCAATCTGAATCTGCAATCGGCGACGGCGCTGCTGGACCAGGGTCAGGCGAGCGTCAACCTCGTCGCGGCCATTCCATCGCTGCATGCCGGTATGACTGCCGCGGTGGCGATGTTCCTGTGGAACCGGGTGCACCGCGGGTGGCGGCCGGTGCTGGTGATCTATCCGCTGATCATGGCGTTCACGCTGGTGTACACCGCCGAGCACTACGTCATCGACATCCTGCTGGGTTGGGTGCTCGCAGTGGTGGTGATCCTTCTGCTCAACCGTCACGAGGCGCGACGTGCGCGACGAAGGCTGTCCGTGGAGAGTCTGCCGAGCCCGGTGCCCGATCGGTGA
- the rpoB gene encoding DNA-directed RNA polymerase subunit beta, which translates to MLEGCILAGSRQSKSAVTNNSVPGAPNRISFAKLREPLEVPGLLDVQTDSFEWLIGSERWKENAKARGDAVDPVGGLEEVLTELSPIEDFSGSMSLSFSDPRFDEVKAPVDECKDKDMTYAAPLFVTAEFINNNTGEIKSQTVFMGDFPMMTEKGTFIINGTERVVVSQLVRSPGVYFDESIDKSTEKTLHSVKVIPGRGAWLEFDVDKRDTVGVRIDRKRRQPVTVLLKALGWTNEQIVERFGFSEIMMGTLEKDNTAGTDEALLDIYRKLRPGEPPTKESAQTLLENLFFKEKRYDLARVGRYKVNKKLGLNVGQPITSSTLTEEDVVATIEYLVRLHQGDQTMTAPGGSEVPVEVDDIDHFGNRRLRTVGELIQNQIRVGLSRMERVVRERMTTQDVEAITPQTLINIRPVVAAIKEFFGTSQLSQFMDQNNPLSGLTHKRRLSALGPGGLSRERAGLEVRDVHSSHYGRMCPIETPEGPNIGLIGSLSVYARVNPFGFIETPYRKVNDGVVSDDIEYLTADEEDRHVVAQANSSIDDKGRFVEDRILVRRKGGEVEFVSATEVDYMDVSPRQMVSVATAMIPFLEHDDANRALMGANMQRQAVPLVRSEAPLVGTGMELRAAIDAGDVVVSDKAGVVEEVSADYITVMADDGTRHTYRMRKFARSNHGTCANQRPIVDAGDRVEAGQVIADGPCTENGEMALGKNLLVAIMPWEGHNYEDAIILSNRLVEEDVLTSIHIEEHEIDARDTKLGAEEITRDIPNVSDEVLADLDERGIVRIGAEVRDGDILVGKVTPKGETELTPEERLLRAIFGEKAREVRDTSLKVPHGESGKVIGIRVFSREDDDELPAGVNELVRVYVAQKRKISDGDKLAGRHGNKGVIGKILPVEDMPFLPDGTPVDIILNTHGVPRRMNIGQILETHLGWVAKAGWKIDGSPDWATNLPEEMLEAEPGSIVSTPVFDGAREDELQGLLSSTLPNRDGATLVDSDGKAELFDGRSGEPFPYPVTVGYMYILKLHHLVDDKIHARSTGPYSMITQQPLGGKAQFGGQRFGEMECWAMQAYGAAYTLQELLTIKSDDTVGRVKVYEAIVKGENIPEPGIPESFKVLLKELQSLCLNVEVLSSDGAAIEMRDGDDEDLERAAANLGINLSRNESASVEDLA; encoded by the coding sequence GTGCTGGAAGGATGCATCTTGGCAGGGTCTCGCCAATCCAAGTCAGCAGTTACCAACAACTCCGTACCAGGAGCACCAAACCGAATTTCCTTTGCAAAGCTCCGTGAACCGCTCGAGGTTCCGGGGCTACTTGACGTACAGACCGATTCCTTCGAGTGGCTGATCGGCTCGGAGCGTTGGAAGGAAAACGCCAAGGCTCGCGGCGACGCCGTCGACCCCGTCGGTGGCCTCGAAGAGGTACTCACCGAGCTGTCGCCGATCGAGGACTTCTCGGGCTCCATGTCGCTGTCCTTCTCGGACCCGCGCTTCGACGAAGTCAAGGCGCCGGTCGACGAGTGCAAAGACAAGGACATGACGTACGCGGCGCCGCTGTTCGTCACGGCCGAGTTCATCAACAACAACACCGGTGAGATCAAGAGCCAGACGGTCTTCATGGGTGACTTCCCGATGATGACCGAGAAGGGCACCTTCATCATCAACGGCACCGAGCGTGTCGTGGTGTCCCAGCTCGTCCGGTCGCCGGGTGTGTACTTCGACGAGAGCATCGACAAGTCCACCGAGAAGACGCTGCACAGCGTGAAGGTGATCCCGGGCCGTGGCGCCTGGCTCGAGTTCGATGTCGACAAGCGCGACACCGTCGGTGTGCGCATCGACCGCAAGCGCCGTCAGCCGGTCACCGTGCTGCTGAAGGCGCTCGGCTGGACCAACGAGCAGATCGTGGAGCGCTTCGGCTTCTCCGAGATCATGATGGGCACGCTGGAGAAGGACAACACCGCAGGCACCGATGAGGCGCTGTTGGACATCTACCGCAAGCTGCGCCCGGGCGAGCCGCCGACCAAGGAGTCCGCGCAGACCCTGCTGGAGAACCTGTTCTTCAAGGAGAAGCGCTACGACCTTGCCCGCGTCGGCCGCTACAAGGTGAACAAGAAGCTGGGCCTCAACGTCGGCCAGCCGATCACCAGCTCGACGCTGACCGAAGAGGACGTCGTCGCCACCATCGAGTACCTGGTCCGCCTGCATCAAGGCGACCAGACGATGACGGCGCCCGGCGGCTCCGAGGTGCCCGTGGAGGTCGACGACATCGACCACTTCGGCAACCGTCGCCTGCGTACCGTCGGCGAGCTGATCCAGAACCAGATCCGGGTGGGCCTGTCCCGCATGGAGCGCGTGGTCCGCGAGCGGATGACGACTCAGGACGTCGAGGCGATCACGCCGCAGACCCTGATCAACATCCGTCCCGTCGTGGCGGCGATCAAGGAGTTCTTCGGCACCAGCCAGCTCTCCCAGTTCATGGACCAGAACAACCCGCTTTCCGGCCTGACCCACAAGCGCCGCCTGTCGGCGCTGGGCCCCGGCGGTCTGTCCCGTGAGCGCGCCGGCCTCGAGGTCCGCGACGTGCACTCGAGCCACTACGGCCGCATGTGTCCGATCGAGACGCCGGAAGGACCGAACATCGGTCTGATCGGCTCGCTGTCGGTGTATGCGCGGGTGAACCCGTTCGGCTTCATCGAGACGCCGTACCGCAAGGTCAACGATGGTGTCGTCTCCGATGACATCGAGTACCTGACCGCCGACGAGGAGGACCGCCACGTCGTGGCGCAGGCCAACTCGTCCATCGACGACAAGGGGCGGTTCGTCGAGGACCGCATCCTGGTTCGCCGGAAGGGCGGCGAGGTCGAGTTCGTGTCGGCGACCGAGGTCGACTACATGGATGTCTCACCGCGCCAGATGGTGTCGGTCGCGACGGCCATGATCCCGTTCCTCGAGCACGACGACGCCAACCGCGCCCTGATGGGTGCCAACATGCAGCGCCAGGCGGTTCCGCTGGTGCGCAGCGAGGCACCGTTGGTCGGCACGGGTATGGAGCTGCGTGCCGCGATCGACGCCGGTGACGTCGTCGTCTCGGACAAGGCAGGCGTGGTCGAAGAGGTCTCCGCCGACTACATCACCGTGATGGCCGACGACGGCACCCGGCACACCTACCGGATGCGCAAGTTCGCCCGCTCCAACCACGGCACCTGCGCCAACCAGCGCCCGATCGTCGACGCCGGCGACCGGGTCGAAGCCGGCCAGGTGATCGCCGACGGCCCGTGCACCGAGAACGGCGAAATGGCGCTCGGCAAGAACCTGCTCGTGGCGATCATGCCGTGGGAAGGCCACAACTACGAGGACGCGATCATCCTCTCCAACCGCCTGGTTGAGGAGGACGTGCTCACCTCGATCCACATCGAGGAACACGAGATCGATGCCCGCGACACCAAGCTGGGCGCCGAGGAGATCACCCGGGACATCCCGAACGTCTCCGATGAGGTGCTGGCAGATCTCGACGAGCGCGGCATCGTCCGCATCGGCGCCGAGGTCCGCGACGGCGACATCCTGGTCGGCAAGGTCACCCCGAAGGGTGAGACCGAGCTGACCCCGGAAGAACGACTGCTGCGCGCGATCTTCGGTGAGAAGGCTCGCGAGGTCCGCGACACGTCGCTCAAGGTGCCGCACGGTGAGTCCGGCAAGGTCATCGGCATCCGCGTGTTCTCGCGCGAGGATGACGACGAGCTGCCCGCCGGTGTCAACGAACTGGTCCGCGTCTACGTCGCGCAGAAGCGCAAGATCTCCGACGGTGACAAGCTGGCCGGACGCCACGGCAACAAGGGCGTCATCGGCAAGATCCTCCCCGTCGAGGACATGCCCTTCCTGCCCGACGGCACGCCCGTCGACATCATCCTCAACACGCACGGTGTGCCGCGACGGATGAACATCGGCCAGATCCTGGAAACCCACCTGGGGTGGGTGGCCAAGGCCGGCTGGAAGATCGACGGGTCGCCGGACTGGGCGACCAACCTGCCGGAGGAGATGCTGGAGGCCGAGCCGGGAAGCATTGTCTCGACACCGGTCTTCGACGGCGCGCGGGAGGACGAGCTGCAGGGTCTGCTGAGCTCGACGCTGCCCAACCGCGACGGCGCCACGCTCGTCGACTCCGACGGCAAGGCTGAGCTGTTCGACGGCCGCAGTGGTGAACCGTTCCCGTACCCGGTGACGGTCGGCTACATGTACATCCTGAAGCTGCACCACTTGGTGGACGACAAGATCCACGCCCGCTCCACCGGTCCGTACTCGATGATCACCCAGCAGCCGCTGGGCGGTAAGGCGCAGTTCGGTGGTCAGCGGTTCGGCGAGATGGAGTGCTGGGCCATGCAGGCCTACGGCGCGGCGTACACGCTGCAGGAGCTCTTGACGATCAAGTCCGACGACACCGTCGGCCGCGTCAAGGTCTACGAGGCGATCGTCAAGGGCGAGAACATCCCCGAGCCGGGCATCCCAGAGTCGTTCAAGGTGCTGCTCAAGGAGCTTCAGTCGCTGTGCCTCAACGTCGAGGTGCTGTCGAGTGACGGCGCTGCGATCGAGATGCGTGACGGAGACGACGAGGACCTGGAGCGCGCTGCGGCGAACCTGGGAATCAACCTGTCGCGCAATGAATCTGCGTCCGTCGAAGATCTCGCCTAA